The following coding sequences lie in one Rhizobium sp. ZPR4 genomic window:
- a CDS encoding beta-ketoacyl-[acyl-carrier-protein] synthase family protein — MRRVAITGMGVVAGTGNGVEPFWQAVKSGRHCFGPLEGFDESRLNIRHGAVARDFQPDQQINRKKLGYLDRFAQLALSAAHEAIGDAGIEWTETLKRNTGVITGSTIGGQATQDEAFLRLYGSTVRPVNPVTIPKVMPCAATVAISIDFGLTGPSYTLSTACASSAHAIGQAFWMVRQGTLDMAIAGGSEAPFSFGYLKAWDALQVVDPEPCRPFSKDRQGLNLGEAGAILVLEPLDDAIARGAKIYAEIVGFGMSADAHHLTQPQLDGPVRAMQSALKDAALEPASVDYINAHGTGTPTNDAMECRAIRTVFDTRADQIAVSSTKAVHGHALGAAGALEAIATALAIKTETIPPTANFTVGDPECDLDVVPNAARSQPIRVALSNSFAFGGLNAVLAFTRYDA, encoded by the coding sequence ATGCGCAGAGTAGCGATTACCGGTATGGGCGTCGTCGCTGGGACGGGCAATGGAGTTGAGCCATTCTGGCAGGCCGTCAAAAGTGGACGGCACTGTTTCGGCCCTCTGGAAGGCTTCGACGAAAGTCGCCTCAATATCCGTCATGGCGCAGTTGCGCGTGATTTTCAGCCGGACCAGCAGATCAATCGCAAGAAACTCGGCTATCTCGATCGCTTCGCGCAACTGGCATTGTCAGCCGCTCACGAGGCGATAGGGGATGCGGGTATTGAGTGGACCGAGACGCTCAAGCGCAATACGGGCGTCATAACCGGCTCGACGATCGGCGGGCAGGCAACCCAGGACGAAGCTTTTCTGAGGCTCTATGGCAGCACGGTGCGGCCCGTCAATCCGGTTACCATTCCCAAAGTGATGCCTTGCGCTGCGACGGTTGCGATTTCGATAGATTTCGGTCTGACCGGGCCGTCCTACACGCTTTCGACGGCATGTGCTTCATCGGCCCATGCGATCGGTCAGGCCTTCTGGATGGTGCGCCAGGGCACGCTGGATATGGCCATTGCCGGGGGAAGCGAGGCGCCTTTCAGCTTCGGCTATCTGAAGGCATGGGACGCGTTGCAGGTCGTCGATCCCGAGCCTTGCCGGCCTTTTTCCAAGGACAGGCAAGGCCTGAACCTCGGCGAGGCCGGCGCAATACTGGTACTGGAACCCCTTGACGACGCCATCGCTCGCGGAGCCAAAATCTATGCCGAAATCGTTGGCTTCGGCATGTCCGCCGATGCGCATCATCTCACCCAACCGCAGCTGGACGGGCCGGTCAGGGCAATGCAGTCGGCTCTGAAGGATGCTGCGCTCGAGCCGGCGTCCGTCGATTACATAAATGCACATGGCACCGGCACGCCGACCAACGATGCGATGGAATGCCGCGCGATCCGCACGGTTTTTGACACCCGGGCGGACCAGATCGCGGTCAGCTCGACAAAAGCGGTGCACGGCCACGCACTTGGTGCTGCCGGAGCTTTGGAGGCGATCGCCACGGCGCTTGCCATAAAGACCGAAACAATACCGCCGACCGCCAATTTTACCGTGGGCGATCCGGAATGCGATCTCGACGTCGTGCCCAACGCGGCTCGCTCTCAGCCGATCCGCGTCGCATTGAGCAACTCCTTTGCCTTTGGCGGATTGAATGCGGTCCTCGCTTTCACGCGATATGATGCCTAG
- a CDS encoding thiamine pyrophosphate-binding protein → MTENAIYVYQSIARAVCDHDVGTMFGLMGDANLFMIDHYVRGCGGRFVPAAHEGSSVLMALAYAHVSGKVGVASVTHGPALTNCVTALTEGARGSIPMVLLAGDTPVVNPHHLQSIDQREVVKATSAGFEQMRSPETATRDVARAFYRARVERRPIVLNMPADFMWCEQAHVRAVFEVFDAPGYVPEGDGLDRAIGIIASAKRPLILAGGGACGARDQLIRLADRLEAPLATTLKAKGLFSGHPYNMDIFGTLSTPAAYDLIAKTDCLICFGAGLHDFTTDRGKLLKGKRVVQIDMDARAIGKNIHPDAALVADSGLTADNFVHWLDAAEIPPSGFTHELDVPSLTTHPRDQRSKTNAGYVNYIWALEELEKALPKNRVLVTDGGRFMTEVWCRISVSDPRSFVVTANFGSIGLGLQEAIGASVAAPDRPVALFTGDGGFMMSGVNEFNTAVRLGQDLIVIVCNDSAYGAEHIQFRDRKMDPGLTQFNWPSFAEVATALGGHGVTVSSVDELESALDAIRNRNRPVLIELRLDPNDVPRMRI, encoded by the coding sequence ATGACCGAGAATGCGATCTATGTTTACCAGTCGATTGCGCGTGCGGTTTGTGATCACGATGTCGGTACGATGTTCGGTCTCATGGGGGATGCCAACCTGTTCATGATCGACCATTATGTGCGCGGATGCGGCGGTCGGTTCGTGCCGGCAGCTCATGAGGGAAGCTCGGTCCTGATGGCGCTCGCCTATGCCCATGTCTCCGGAAAGGTAGGTGTGGCGAGCGTGACCCATGGTCCGGCATTGACCAATTGTGTCACAGCGCTCACCGAAGGTGCCCGCGGCTCCATCCCCATGGTGCTTCTGGCGGGCGATACGCCGGTCGTCAACCCGCACCATCTGCAGAGCATCGACCAGCGCGAGGTCGTCAAGGCCACCAGCGCCGGCTTCGAGCAGATGCGCTCGCCGGAAACCGCAACCCGGGACGTTGCCCGCGCTTTCTATCGTGCCCGGGTCGAGCGGCGTCCGATCGTCTTGAACATGCCGGCCGATTTCATGTGGTGCGAACAGGCTCATGTGCGGGCCGTGTTCGAAGTCTTCGATGCTCCCGGATATGTGCCTGAGGGCGATGGGCTGGACAGAGCCATCGGCATCATCGCTTCGGCAAAGCGCCCGCTCATCCTCGCCGGAGGCGGGGCTTGCGGTGCGCGCGATCAGCTTATCCGCCTGGCCGATCGGCTGGAAGCGCCGCTTGCGACGACCTTGAAGGCAAAGGGACTCTTCAGCGGCCATCCCTATAATATGGACATTTTCGGCACGCTTAGCACGCCTGCCGCCTATGATCTGATTGCCAAGACGGATTGCCTGATCTGTTTCGGAGCGGGATTGCATGATTTCACCACTGACAGGGGCAAGCTCCTGAAGGGTAAGCGTGTCGTCCAGATCGACATGGATGCACGCGCCATCGGCAAGAACATTCATCCGGATGCGGCCCTGGTGGCCGATTCGGGCCTGACGGCAGACAATTTCGTCCATTGGCTGGATGCCGCGGAGATTCCGCCGAGCGGTTTCACGCACGAACTGGATGTCCCTTCGCTCACCACCCATCCACGCGACCAGCGCAGCAAGACGAATGCCGGATATGTGAACTACATCTGGGCGCTCGAAGAGCTGGAAAAGGCCTTGCCGAAGAACCGGGTACTTGTGACCGACGGCGGGCGTTTCATGACCGAGGTCTGGTGCCGGATTTCCGTCAGCGACCCGCGCAGCTTCGTCGTGACGGCAAATTTCGGCTCGATCGGCCTTGGCTTGCAGGAAGCAATCGGCGCCAGCGTTGCCGCGCCGGATCGGCCGGTGGCGCTTTTCACCGGGGATGGCGGTTTCATGATGAGCGGTGTCAACGAGTTCAACACCGCCGTGCGTCTCGGTCAGGACCTGATCGTCATCGTCTGCAACGACTCGGCCTATGGGGCCGAACATATCCAGTTTCGCGATCGGAAGATGGACCCGGGTCTCACCCAGTTCAATTGGCCCTCATTTGCCGAGGTCGCGACCGCGCTCGGCGGACACGGCGTTACGGTGAGCTCGGTAGACGAGCTTGAAAGCGCTCTTGATGCCATCCGGAACCGCAATCGCCCTGTATTGATTGAGCTGCGCCTCGATCCCAACGACGTGCCGCGAATGCGCATCTGA
- a CDS encoding manganese/iron ABC transporter ATP-binding protein: MSASGNGANRPASDDAGSGITVRNATVTYRNGHTALRNASFRIPKGTIAALVGVNGSGKSTLFKAIMGFVRLARGEIRVLGMPIEDALHRNLVAYVPQAEEVDWNFPVLVEDVVMMGRYGHMGMMRIAKVADREAVAAALARVGMSEFRKRQIGELSGGQKKRVFLARALAQDGRVILLDEPFTGVDVKTEEQIIKLLRELRDEGRVMLVSTHNLGSVPEFCDRTVLIKGTVLACGPTAGTFTQENLEKTFGGVLRHFVLNRTQDGAKAAVRVLGDDERPMVLEDGRAAIQGAEVDGGRRE, encoded by the coding sequence ATGAGCGCCTCCGGCAATGGCGCTAACCGGCCCGCATCCGACGATGCGGGCTCCGGCATCACGGTCAGGAATGCCACCGTTACCTATCGCAACGGGCATACGGCCCTTCGGAATGCCAGCTTTCGCATTCCCAAAGGGACGATCGCTGCGCTGGTCGGGGTAAACGGTTCGGGAAAGTCCACCCTTTTCAAGGCCATCATGGGCTTTGTCCGGCTTGCGAGAGGCGAAATCCGCGTGCTCGGCATGCCGATCGAAGATGCGCTGCACAGGAACCTTGTCGCCTATGTACCGCAGGCCGAAGAGGTCGACTGGAATTTTCCGGTTCTGGTCGAGGATGTCGTGATGATGGGGCGCTATGGCCATATGGGCATGATGCGCATCGCCAAGGTGGCCGACCGCGAAGCGGTCGCCGCCGCGCTTGCCCGCGTAGGCATGAGCGAGTTTCGCAAGCGTCAGATCGGAGAGCTCTCCGGCGGCCAGAAGAAACGGGTCTTCCTCGCCCGTGCGCTGGCGCAGGACGGCCGCGTCATTCTCCTGGACGAGCCGTTCACGGGCGTCGATGTCAAGACTGAGGAGCAGATCATCAAGCTCCTCCGCGAGTTGCGGGACGAGGGTCGCGTGATGCTGGTGTCGACCCACAATCTCGGCTCCGTGCCGGAGTTCTGTGACCGGACCGTTCTCATCAAAGGCACCGTACTCGCCTGCGGGCCGACGGCCGGTACCTTCACACAAGAGAATCTCGAGAAAACATTCGGAGGCGTGCTGCGTCATTTCGTGCTGAACAGGACACAAGATGGCGCGAAGGCGGCGGTCCGCGTGCTCGGCGACGACGAACGCCCGATGGTTCTCGAAGATGGCAGAGCGGCCATCCAAGGAGCCGAAGTCGACGGAGGGCGCCGCGAATGA
- a CDS encoding Fur family transcriptional regulator, whose protein sequence is MDEKKDIAGLCKEKGLRLTSPRQAIAKVLSEASDHPDALEIHRRVTAIDPGIAIATVYRTLSILEENGILERHSFGNGPARFETADQEHHDHLINLETGTIIEFRSDEIERLQEEIARKHGFEIVGHKLEIYVRPLKGTRGRKRTG, encoded by the coding sequence ATGGATGAAAAAAAAGATATTGCCGGGCTTTGCAAGGAGAAGGGGCTGCGCCTGACGTCTCCGAGACAGGCGATAGCCAAGGTTTTGTCCGAGGCGTCGGATCATCCCGACGCGCTGGAAATTCATCGCCGCGTCACCGCGATCGATCCCGGCATCGCGATCGCCACCGTCTACCGGACTTTGAGCATCCTTGAGGAAAATGGCATCCTCGAGCGTCATTCCTTCGGAAATGGCCCCGCGCGCTTCGAAACTGCAGATCAGGAGCACCACGACCACCTGATCAATCTGGAGACCGGCACGATCATTGAATTCCGGTCCGATGAAATCGAGCGCCTTCAGGAAGAAATCGCGCGAAAGCACGGTTTCGAGATTGTCGGGCACAAGCTCGAGATCTATGTCAGACCCTTGAAAGGAACGCGTGGCCGCAAAAGAACGGGATAG
- a CDS encoding metal ABC transporter permease: MSLIDTILSPIRFDFMVNALAISMLVAVPMALLSCFLVLKGWSLMGDAISHAVFPGVVMAYIAGFPFAIGAFAAGMFCAIATGFLKDNSRIKQDTVMGVVFSGMFGLGLVLYVKVRSEVHLDHILFGDMLGVSRHDIGMAAVIAAITAAIIGIKWKDFLLHAFDPAQARAVGLRVKLLHYGLLGLISLTIVGALQAVGLILAVAMLIAPGAIAFLLARKFSTMLFLAVAIAVIGSFAGVYLSFFIDSAPAPTIVLLLAALFILAFVRATRRAALVEADDVR; encoded by the coding sequence ATGAGCTTGATCGACACCATCCTTTCCCCCATCCGGTTCGATTTTATGGTCAATGCACTGGCAATCTCGATGCTCGTTGCCGTGCCGATGGCGCTTCTCTCCTGTTTCCTGGTGCTGAAGGGCTGGTCGCTGATGGGCGATGCGATCAGCCACGCGGTCTTCCCCGGCGTGGTCATGGCCTATATTGCCGGCTTTCCCTTTGCCATCGGCGCATTCGCTGCCGGCATGTTCTGCGCCATCGCCACCGGCTTTCTCAAGGACAATAGCCGCATCAAGCAGGATACGGTGATGGGCGTCGTCTTCTCCGGCATGTTCGGCCTCGGTCTCGTCCTTTATGTCAAAGTCCGCTCCGAGGTGCATCTCGATCATATCCTGTTCGGCGACATGCTCGGCGTTTCCCGGCACGATATCGGCATGGCGGCCGTCATCGCCGCGATCACAGCAGCCATCATCGGCATCAAGTGGAAGGACTTTCTGCTGCATGCGTTCGATCCGGCCCAAGCACGCGCCGTCGGCCTGCGGGTGAAGCTGCTGCATTATGGGTTGCTGGGGCTGATCTCGCTGACCATTGTCGGTGCCCTGCAGGCGGTCGGCCTCATCCTTGCGGTTGCCATGCTGATCGCGCCGGGAGCGATCGCCTTTCTGCTTGCCCGCAAGTTCAGCACGATGCTCTTTCTGGCAGTGGCGATCGCCGTGATCGGCTCCTTTGCCGGCGTCTATCTGTCCTTCTTCATCGACAGCGCACCGGCGCCGACCATCGTGCTTCTGCTTGCCGCGCTCTTCATTCTTGCCTTCGTGCGCGCCACCCGCAGAGCGGCATTGGTCGAGGCAGATGACGTCAGATAG
- a CDS encoding winged helix DNA-binding protein has protein sequence MSTEADDQKAQPQGLDRSWHLAKTPLQVELTELEFALMRAFEAFGRWQTECLASVTGLAASGPENAMLHIIRMHDRPKSIKDLARLANREDIPNMQYSLRKLVGAGLVERKGSGRSGVTYSVTEKGRDVTDQYAAVRAALLVKAVQSVPNMGRRLEEAASTLDLMTGIYEHVARSAATHRRFPEE, from the coding sequence ATGAGCACTGAAGCAGACGACCAGAAGGCCCAGCCGCAGGGTCTCGACCGGAGCTGGCACCTGGCGAAAACGCCTTTGCAAGTGGAGCTGACAGAGCTGGAATTCGCCCTCATGCGCGCATTCGAAGCCTTCGGACGTTGGCAGACCGAATGTCTGGCATCGGTTACGGGCCTTGCGGCGAGCGGTCCGGAAAATGCCATGCTGCATATCATCCGCATGCATGATCGGCCGAAATCCATCAAGGATCTCGCCCGTCTCGCCAATCGGGAAGACATCCCCAACATGCAATACAGCCTTCGAAAGCTGGTCGGCGCAGGCTTGGTGGAACGGAAGGGCAGCGGCCGTTCGGGCGTCACCTACTCAGTGACGGAAAAGGGCAGGGATGTCACGGACCAGTATGCCGCCGTGCGCGCGGCTCTTCTGGTGAAAGCCGTGCAGAGTGTCCCGAACATGGGACGGCGCCTGGAGGAGGCGGCAAGCACGCTCGACCTGATGACCGGCATCTACGAGCATGTGGCGAGAAGTGCGGCGACCCATCGTCGCTTTCCGGAGGAGTAG
- a CDS encoding acyl carrier protein → MTEPHPPIADKLRDLIADFLGVPPAELTPDRKLEEFNVDSFDFIEILYLIEDKTGLEIPASPTELRGKIDCIGDIYRLAEEYAIAANQKQASNG, encoded by the coding sequence ATGACTGAGCCACACCCCCCCATCGCCGACAAGCTGCGCGATTTGATCGCGGATTTTCTCGGTGTTCCGCCTGCTGAATTGACGCCAGACCGGAAGCTGGAAGAATTCAATGTCGACTCGTTCGATTTCATCGAAATTCTGTATCTCATTGAAGATAAGACAGGCCTTGAAATCCCCGCCAGCCCCACCGAACTCCGCGGCAAGATCGACTGTATTGGAGACATCTATCGTCTCGCAGAAGAATACGCGATTGCGGCAAATCAAAAGCAAGCATCGAACGGCTGA
- a CDS encoding LLM class flavin-dependent oxidoreductase, giving the protein MFAAGQFLLGTFASNCSSGMSVTKVNERWVNSWDNNLKLARQLDEAGIDFMLPIARWIGYGGETNFHGNVLETMTWAAGLLASTTNINVFATIHTAANHPVVVAKQMATIDQISGGRIGLNVVAGWNQPEYEALGLDLPADHESRYAYAEEWFDVVESLWERDQAFDYDGRFFHLKNVLGDPRPQRRAPILNAAGSGQGRAFAVRNADFLFTPAIDLNRSAAEIAELKEQGKAAGRNLGVLTFAHVVCRPSEKEARDYLQHFGKDNADWEAVDNLVRLQFAHAQSFPHDLLALIRDRMAAGHGGFPLVGTPEQIAEGLLALHQAGFGGTTLSFVDYNAEFPYFRDQVLPLLEQAGIRRPVSTAADASA; this is encoded by the coding sequence ATGTTCGCCGCAGGGCAGTTTTTGCTTGGCACTTTTGCCAGCAATTGCTCCAGCGGCATGAGCGTCACCAAAGTGAACGAGCGCTGGGTCAATTCCTGGGACAACAATCTGAAGCTGGCCCGCCAGCTGGACGAGGCGGGCATCGATTTCATGCTGCCGATCGCCCGATGGATTGGCTATGGCGGCGAGACCAATTTTCACGGCAATGTGCTGGAAACGATGACCTGGGCGGCGGGCCTGCTTGCCAGCACCACCAACATCAACGTCTTTGCCACCATTCACACGGCCGCCAATCATCCGGTCGTAGTCGCCAAGCAGATGGCGACGATCGATCAGATCAGCGGCGGCCGCATCGGCCTCAACGTCGTGGCCGGCTGGAACCAGCCGGAATATGAGGCGCTGGGGCTTGATCTGCCGGCCGATCATGAAAGCCGCTATGCCTATGCCGAGGAATGGTTCGATGTCGTCGAGAGCCTGTGGGAGCGAGATCAGGCTTTCGACTATGATGGACGGTTCTTTCACCTGAAGAACGTGCTCGGCGATCCCCGCCCGCAGCGTCGCGCTCCCATTCTCAATGCGGCAGGCTCCGGCCAAGGCCGCGCATTTGCCGTGCGCAACGCCGACTTCCTGTTTACGCCGGCGATCGACCTGAACCGTTCGGCGGCTGAAATCGCCGAGCTCAAGGAACAGGGCAAGGCCGCCGGCCGCAATCTCGGTGTTCTCACCTTCGCCCATGTCGTGTGCCGGCCGAGCGAGAAGGAGGCTCGGGACTATCTCCAGCATTTCGGGAAGGACAATGCCGATTGGGAAGCCGTCGACAATCTGGTGCGCCTGCAATTTGCCCATGCCCAATCCTTTCCGCATGACCTGCTGGCCTTGATCCGCGACCGGATGGCGGCGGGGCATGGTGGCTTTCCGCTCGTCGGAACGCCCGAGCAGATTGCGGAGGGCCTGCTTGCCCTTCATCAGGCCGGGTTCGGCGGGACGACCCTCTCCTTCGTCGACTACAATGCGGAGTTCCCGTATTTCCGCGATCAGGTGCTGCCGCTGCTGGAGCAGGCGGGCATTCGCAGGCCAGTCTCGACGGCGGCGGATGCGTCAGCATAA
- a CDS encoding metal ABC transporter substrate-binding protein has translation MFDKVRRSVLAGMAGAFAVALAAAPVAAQEKFKAVTTFTIIADMARNVAGDAATIESITKPGAEIHEYQPTPGDIQRAQGAKLIFSNGLNLELWFQKFYRNLKDVPDVVVSTGIEPMGIAEGPYEGKPNPHAWMSPENAIIYVDNIRDAFAKYDPENANTYEANAETYKERIRATIAPIRETFGNIPEDKRWLVSSEGAFSYLARDFGLKELYLWPINADQQGTPQQVRKVVDTVRKNRIPAVFSESTVSDKPARQVARETGAHYGGLLYVDSLSEADGPVPTYLDLLRVTSETLAKGLSEGLPQ, from the coding sequence ATGTTCGATAAGGTGAGACGGTCTGTCCTGGCAGGAATGGCGGGCGCATTTGCCGTCGCACTGGCAGCGGCCCCAGTCGCTGCTCAAGAAAAATTCAAGGCGGTCACGACCTTCACCATCATCGCCGACATGGCAAGGAACGTTGCGGGCGACGCTGCGACCATCGAATCCATTACCAAACCGGGTGCGGAGATCCACGAATATCAGCCGACGCCAGGAGATATCCAGCGGGCGCAGGGGGCAAAGCTCATTTTCTCGAACGGACTCAATCTGGAACTCTGGTTCCAGAAATTCTATCGGAATCTCAAGGATGTTCCGGATGTCGTCGTCTCGACCGGCATAGAGCCGATGGGCATCGCCGAAGGCCCATACGAAGGCAAACCCAACCCACATGCCTGGATGTCACCCGAGAACGCGATCATCTATGTCGACAATATCCGCGACGCCTTCGCCAAATACGACCCGGAAAACGCCAATACCTACGAGGCCAACGCCGAGACCTATAAGGAAAGGATCAGGGCGACGATCGCTCCGATCCGCGAAACGTTCGGCAATATCCCTGAGGACAAGCGCTGGCTGGTATCGAGCGAAGGCGCCTTTTCCTATCTGGCCCGCGATTTCGGTCTGAAGGAACTCTATCTCTGGCCGATCAATGCCGACCAGCAGGGGACACCGCAGCAGGTGCGCAAGGTCGTCGACACAGTCAGGAAAAACCGGATTCCCGCCGTCTTCAGCGAGAGTACGGTTTCCGATAAACCAGCCCGACAGGTCGCCCGCGAAACGGGTGCCCATTATGGCGGCTTGCTCTATGTCGATTCCCTGAGCGAGGCCGATGGTCCGGTGCCGACCTATCTCGACCTTTTGCGAGTGACCTCCGAGACACTCGCCAAGGGTCTGAGCGAAGGTCTGCCGCAATGA
- a CDS encoding metal ABC transporter permease has translation MMTGILEPFAYEYMLNAMSVSALVGGVCAFLSCYLMLKGWSLIGDALSHAIVPGVAGAYMLGLPFSLGAFFSGGLAAAAMLFLNQRTKLREDAIIGLTFSSFFALGLFMVSLKPMAVNIQTIVLGNVLAITPGDTLQLAIIGFVSLAILLVKWKDLMVTFFDESHARSIGLNPTALKLMFFTLLSASTVAALQTVGAFLVICMVVTPGATAYLLTDRFPKLLAIAVAIGSLTSFVGAYASYFLDGATGGIIVVLQTAIFLIAFFLAPKHGMLAARRRAVHALEDER, from the coding sequence ATGATGACCGGCATCCTCGAACCCTTTGCCTATGAATATATGCTGAATGCCATGTCGGTTTCCGCGCTTGTCGGCGGCGTTTGCGCTTTCCTATCCTGCTATCTCATGCTCAAGGGCTGGTCGCTCATCGGCGACGCGCTTTCGCACGCAATCGTACCGGGTGTCGCAGGAGCTTACATGCTCGGGCTCCCCTTTTCTCTCGGCGCTTTCTTCTCCGGCGGTCTCGCCGCCGCCGCGATGCTTTTTCTCAATCAACGAACCAAGCTGCGGGAGGATGCCATTATCGGCCTGACCTTCTCTTCCTTCTTCGCGCTCGGCCTGTTCATGGTATCCCTGAAACCTATGGCGGTGAACATACAGACGATCGTTCTCGGAAATGTTCTCGCCATTACGCCCGGTGACACGCTACAACTCGCGATCATCGGCTTCGTCTCCCTGGCTATCCTGCTGGTGAAATGGAAGGACCTCATGGTTACCTTCTTCGATGAAAGTCATGCGCGCTCCATCGGGCTCAATCCGACGGCGCTCAAACTGATGTTCTTCACCCTGCTTTCGGCCTCGACGGTTGCAGCCCTTCAGACGGTCGGCGCCTTCCTCGTGATCTGCATGGTGGTGACGCCCGGCGCGACAGCCTATCTGCTCACCGACCGCTTCCCGAAACTATTGGCGATCGCCGTCGCCATCGGCTCGCTGACGAGCTTCGTCGGCGCCTATGCGAGCTATTTCCTCGACGGTGCCACAGGCGGCATCATCGTGGTGCTGCAAACGGCGATCTTCCTGATCGCATTCTTCCTTGCACCCAAGCATGGCATGCTGGCGGCACGCCGGCGAGCGGTGCATGCGCTGGAGGATGAACGATGA
- a CDS encoding Nramp family divalent metal transporter, whose translation MTEIVRQPTLSERTDEQIREVLAGRRRGIRAMLLFAGPAMIASIAYMDPGNFATNIQAGSSYGYSLLWVVLMANLIAMLFQALSAKLGIVTGRNLAEICHDQFSTPVRIAMWIVSEVAAMATDLAEFLGGAIGLSLLFQMPLLAGMAVTAIVTYGVLLFEGRGFRPMELIIGALVAVIGLCYVIEMFIAPVAWGQVGMGLITPSMPDMTALTISVGIIGATVMPHAVYLHSGLTQHRAPARNDFERQKLVRFSNWECIIALAVAGAVNIAMVVMASAAFHAGHPEVAEIETAYHMLTPLLGGAAAAVFLVSLMASGISSSAVGTMAGQMIMQGFVGFHIPIWLRRLVTMLPAFVVVLFGVNTTDALLYSQVVLSFALPVPMIALVMFTRNRAIMGNFANGRLTDIAAIVGTIVILCLNVVLLLQTFGIPLPGLG comes from the coding sequence ATGACGGAAATAGTGAGGCAGCCGACATTGTCGGAGCGGACGGATGAGCAGATCCGAGAGGTGCTTGCCGGACGGCGGCGAGGCATCCGCGCGATGCTGCTTTTTGCCGGCCCCGCCATGATCGCCTCCATCGCCTACATGGACCCCGGCAACTTCGCGACGAATATCCAGGCCGGCTCCAGCTATGGCTATTCGCTGCTATGGGTGGTGCTGATGGCGAATTTGATCGCCATGCTGTTCCAGGCGCTGTCGGCCAAACTCGGCATCGTCACGGGCCGCAATCTCGCCGAAATATGCCACGATCAGTTTTCGACGCCGGTTCGCATCGCGATGTGGATTGTCAGCGAGGTCGCGGCCATGGCGACCGATCTTGCCGAGTTCCTCGGCGGCGCCATCGGGCTATCGCTGCTTTTCCAGATGCCGCTTCTGGCGGGGATGGCGGTAACCGCCATCGTCACCTATGGCGTCCTCCTGTTCGAGGGACGCGGCTTCCGGCCGATGGAGCTCATCATCGGCGCTTTGGTGGCCGTCATCGGCCTTTGCTACGTCATCGAAATGTTCATTGCGCCGGTGGCCTGGGGACAGGTTGGCATGGGGCTGATAACCCCATCCATGCCTGATATGACTGCGCTGACCATCTCCGTCGGCATTATCGGCGCAACGGTCATGCCGCATGCCGTCTATCTGCATTCCGGCCTCACGCAGCATCGCGCGCCGGCCCGCAACGATTTCGAGCGGCAGAAGCTGGTCCGTTTTTCGAATTGGGAATGCATCATCGCGCTGGCGGTGGCGGGCGCCGTCAATATCGCCATGGTGGTCATGGCGTCCGCTGCCTTTCATGCCGGCCATCCGGAGGTCGCCGAGATCGAGACCGCCTATCATATGCTGACGCCGCTTCTGGGTGGCGCGGCAGCTGCCGTCTTCCTCGTATCGCTGATGGCGTCAGGCATTTCGTCGTCGGCTGTCGGTACCATGGCGGGCCAGATGATCATGCAGGGCTTCGTCGGCTTCCACATTCCGATCTGGCTGCGTCGTCTCGTGACGATGCTGCCGGCCTTCGTGGTCGTCCTCTTCGGCGTCAACACGACCGACGCCCTGCTTTACAGCCAGGTCGTCTTGTCCTTCGCGCTGCCGGTTCCGATGATCGCACTCGTCATGTTCACGCGCAATCGCGCCATCATGGGGAATTTCGCAAATGGCCGGCTGACCGATATCGCCGCGATCGTCGGAACGATCGTCATCCTGTGCCTGAACGTGGTCCTGCTTCTCCAGACCTTCGGCATTCCGCTCCCCGGGCTCGGCTGA